The Eublepharis macularius isolate TG4126 chromosome 8, MPM_Emac_v1.0, whole genome shotgun sequence genome contains a region encoding:
- the LOC129335130 gene encoding LOW QUALITY PROTEIN: cryptic protein-like (The sequence of the model RefSeq protein was modified relative to this genomic sequence to represent the inferred CDS: substituted 1 base at 1 genomic stop codon) produces the protein MTWGQYTRFVLIGALALQNIHFGKGYKEKEHSHNSGESADAAAQKHRTKDQATTLNIFNNMNQNYESRKQQNSRALVPFTGLTESKTLNRHCCQNGGTCILGSFCACPKYFTGRYCEWDERKSNCGPFTHGEWIRKSCQLCRCGYGVLHCLADQTQNCAVREEEEFIHLRSNCLGLQQTMCFFLILVACFFTFFCTKLFXQL, from the exons ATGACTTGGGGACAATACACTAG GTTTGTTTTAATAGGGGCACTGGCCTTGCAGAATATCCACTTTGGAAAAG GCTACAAAGAGAAAGAACACAGTCATAACAGTGGGGAAAGTGCTGATGCTGCAGCACAAAAGCATCGTACAAAAGACCAAGCCACAACATTAAATATCTTCAACAATATGAATCAGAACTATGAGAGCAGAAAGCAACAAAACTCTAGGGCACTGGTTCCTTTCACTGGACTTACAGAAA GTAAAACACTTAACCGGCATTGCTGTCAAAATGGAGGGACCTGTATCCTGGGTAGCTTTTGTGCATGCCCCAAATACTTCACTGGCAGATATTGTGAGTGGGATGAACGGAAGAG CAACTGTGGCCCATTTACACATGGTGAATGGATACGAAAAAGTTGCCAGCTGTGTCGATGTGGCTATGGTGTTCTACACTGTCTAGCTGATCAAACTCAAAACTGTG ctgtaagagaggaagaggaatttATTCATTTGCGTTCAAATTGCCTAGGATTACAGCAAACAATGTGTTTTTTTCTTATCCTAGTGGCCTGCTTCTTCACATTCTTTTGCACCAAACTCTTCTAGCAACTGTGA